A window of Maioricimonas rarisocia genomic DNA:
CCTCCGTTGAGGTGGATGTCAGCAACAGCGGCCAAGCCGTCACCAGTTCTTCCAGGGCGTGCTTGAAGCTCACCCCCAACGGGTCTCCGTCGCCGGTGGACCGCTGCGCGGCTTCGACCATTAACCAGCGAACCAGCAGGTACAGCACCACGTGGCCGGCCACCTCGTACTGCACTGATTCCGGCGAATGACTCCGCAGGGTCCGTTCCAGCCCCTGGTAGACTTTCAGTTCCTGAAACGTCGTTTCGATCTCCCAGCGACGATGATACAACCCGATGCCTTTGCGCACCGCGGGATCCAGTGGATGTCCCGGTTCGGCTTCTGTCGCCATCCGGATCCAGTCTTCGCGACTGATGCGCTTCGGTCCCAGCACATTGGTCACCACCGCACTGGGGGGAAAGCCTTTGATCTGGTAGTTGATGACGCGCAGCGTGATCGACTCGGGAAGATTTGCATTGCGCCAACGTGGTCCGGAGGGAGTTTTCCAGCGCACAATGCGATCCCTGGGGCCCAGCCGCCGCAGCGTCTTCATGCGAACACCCGGATACTGTCGAATCGCAAAGTAGCCCCGCGCTGCCTGAATCTGATGGAACAACCCGTAGCTCCAGAACCCCTGATCCATCAGCACCAGATCGTTACGCCGTACCTGCTTCAGCAATCGGGCGGCCACGGTGCGTTCGCCTTCGTCGACCGGTCCCAGTTCGTACCGCCAGGGCAGACGGACCAGAGGCAACTGCAACATGACCATACGGGCCTGCGCGACACGATACCGGCCGTTGCTGCTGGTGCCGAAGTGCTCGGCCAGACGATTGTGTTGCGGCAGCCGAATGGTGGTCCCGTCCAGCGCCAGCAAACGAAACCGCTTCCAGCGGATCAGGTCCTGGTGCTGTTCCTCGAACCGGGCCGTGAGCAGTTCGATGAGGACGAACCAGACAGCGACCGGCATGCGTCGGCGGGCCTGGGTGAAGGCTTCTTCAGTCACCGTCGCAGGATCTTTTCCCCGCGGACTGTGTTTCGATGCCTTCGGTTTGCGTCGTGCCGCGTTGCGGCGGGATCGTGCAACCGCTTCGGGCAAGCCATTGGCCGACAGGTCCAACATCTGGGCGGTCAGCGTGAGAATCCGGGCAAAGCTCTTTGTCGAATGCAGTGCCGAGAGCACTCCCAGCCAGACCAGGTTGGGAATTGCCAATGCCGAGCGAACGATCCTGACATCCGCCCGCTCGGCGGCCTGAACGACGAGCGACTCAGGCAGTAGCCGGGCAAACGCTTTGAGGTCCTGTTGACGAATCTGTTCCCAGACATCATACCTTGGCTCATCCGTGAGCATCTTTGAGGCCTCCTGACACGAATACCGTTTTGCACAAACGACTTGTGTCAGGAGGCACTCTTCCATGTCAATACAAACTTAGTGCCATTGGGCTATTGCCGGCCGCCCCCTTGCAAGCGGGGCTCCCGCAGCACCCGTGTGCCCCGTAGGGTGCTGTCGCCGGAGGCGACGCACCATTCACGCATTGTTTTTGTGTGATGCGGTTGGTGCGTCACGCGGGCTGTCCGTCGCTGGACGTCGTCCGGAATGGAGTTTCACCTGGTCGTTCGCACGTGACGCACCCTACGGCCCGGGGCGCGAGGGAAAGCCCACCGTCCGCGTCCGGTGGGCCGTGAACCGGGTTGAGTTGCATCCTCTGTAGGGCCGGCGGGTGGCCCAGACACAGGATGTGTCTGGGTGGCGCAGCCACAGGAGGCAGCTCATTCCGTGTCCGAACTTCCTGACAGGCTCTTCCTGTCGTTGCGCGACCCGCTGTTCATCGGAATTCCCGCGATGCCGGGACCAGTCCCAGCCTGCTCCTCCGTGTCTCTGTGCCTCCGGGGTTCCTTTCTGACGCTACGCCGGAGCTCACACTCCGAACTCGCCTGCTTCCTGATTCCCAACACCTGTCTCCTACTTCCTCCCTCCTACTCCTCCCCGTACACCGTCACCACGATCGTCCGCTGTCGCGGCTTGATGTCGCATTCCAGATGAAAGATCTGCTGCCACGTCCCCAGCACCAGATCCCCTTCGTCGATCGGCACCGTCAGCGATGGGCCGAGCGTCGTCGCCTGCAGGTGCGAATGCCCGTTGCCATCGTGCCAGGTCTGCTCGTGTCCGTAGTCGGGACTGGGCGGCATCAGCCGGTCGAGCATTTCGGGCAGGTCCCGCTCGAGGCCCGGCTCGAACTCGATCGTGCCGATTGCCCCTGTGCTTCCTACGTTGAAGACGTTCACCATCCCCTGCGATACGCGGGACGAATGCACGATCTGCCGCACCTGATCGGTCAGGTCATGCATCTGTCCGTGCGAGTGTGTGTCGATTGCGATTCGTTCCTGCGTCACCATGATTCTGCCCCGTCGCTTGAAGTCTGAGGCGTCTGCGTGAAGACTTCAGTCTGTGAAGATTCTGTGAGAAACCGCGCAGCAGTCGATGTGTTGGCTGTGGCGGCTTCCGCCCCCGCTGCCAGACGATACCATTCGGAGATCATTCACGCTGCGGGTCTCCGAAGGACGCGCCTGCCAAACACGACCGCCATTGCCCGAGGACGGCCTGGAACGATGCCTGTAGTTCGCGCCAACGGAATCGATCAACACGTACTGGTGCAGGGGGAGGGTCCGGCGATCCTGTTCGTGCATGGTTTTCCCCTCGATCACACCATGTGGCGCTGGCAGTACGGACGCTTCACCCGTTCGCATCGCGTCATCGCTCCCGATCTGCGCGGGTTCGGCAAGACCCCGCCCGGTGATGCACCCGCTTCGATGGAGCTGTACGCCGACGATCTCGCGGCCCTGCTCGACGAACTCAACATCGCCGAGCCGGTTGTCCTCTGCGGACTCTCCATGGGAGGCTACGTTGCCTGGCAGTTCATCCGCCGCCACGGGCACCGGCTGGCCGGGCTGGTGCTGTGCGATACCCGTGCCGCCGCGGATACACCCGAAATCAAAGAGACCCGTGGCCAACTGGCCGAACATGTCCTCGCCAGCGGGACGGCCACGCTCGCCGAGAGCATTCCGGAAAAGCTGTTCTCCGAGGTCACACGCGAGAAGCAGCCGCAACTGCTCGAGGAGACGAAGCGGGTGATCCTCAAGACCCCTCCGGAAGGCGTTGCTGCTGCGGCCCGTGCCATGGCCGCCCGCCCCGACATGAATGATCTGCTTCCGGCGATCGACGTGCCGACTCTTGTCGTGGTCGGAGCCGACGACAGGCTTTCACCTCCTGCCGAGATGAGGCAGCTTGCCGCCGCGATCCCTGCAGCAGAGTTCGTCGAGATCGACAATGCCGGTCACATGACGCCACTCGAGGCATCGGCGAAGTTCAACCTCGTGATGCAGCAGTTCCTCGATCAGGTTCCCGCCCGGTAACCATCCGTCGCTATCCCACCACTCGATGACCGAGCTTGTACTGGAGCCGAAATGCCATTCAGACTGACCGCGGTCGTTCTCATTGGATACTGCTTCGCACTTGGCACCGACGCGTCGCTTGCTGTCGACGACCAGCCACTCGAGAGGATCGCCTTCGGCTCATGCGCAAAGCAGGACGAGCCGCAACCGATCTGGAAAACGATCGTCGAGACAGAGCCGGATCTGTTTCTGTTCATCGGTGACAACATCTATGGCGACAGCGAGGACATGAACGTCCTGCGGAAGAAGTGGAACCAGCTTGGTGCCATCGACGGCTATCGTCGCCTGAAAGAAGTCTGCCCGATCCTCGCGACGTGGGACGACCACGACTACGGCGTAAACGACGGCGGTGCCGAGTATCCCCGCAAAAAGGAGTCGCAGAAGGTCTTCCTCGAGTTCTTTGAAGAGCCGGCCGACTCCCCCCGCTGGAACCGGGAAGGGGTTTACGGAGCAAAGCTGTTCGGCCCGGAAGGGAAACGGGTACAGGTCATCCTCCTCGATACCCGCTACCACCGCAGCCAACTGGTCAAACGCATCTGGCGCCCCGAGCCGGGAGAAGGGGATAAGGGCCCCTACGGCCCCAACGAGGATCCGGCTGCGACGATGCTCGGCGACGAACAATGGAAGTGGCTCGAAGAGCAGCTCAAGGTGCCGGCCCAGGTCCGCATCATCGCCTCGAGCATCCAGGTCATTCCCGACGGCCACCATTGGGAGAAGTGGGGAAATCTCCCGCGCGAACGGCAGCGGCTGTTCAGCCTCATCGAGAAGACCGGTGCCGAGGGGGTGATCTTCATCTCGGGAGACCGGCACTCGGCCGAGATCTCGGCGGTCGACCCGGGCGTCGGCTACGAACTGATCGACGTCACCTCCAGCAGCCTCAACCGCCCATCGAAGTGGCATTCGGAACTCAACCCGCATCGTCTGGGGACGAAGTACACAGACGAAAACTTCGGGATGATCACCATCGACTGGCAGGAGGAGGATCCGGTCGTTCGTTGCCAGGTCCGCTCGATTGAGGGGGAAGTCGTGCTGCAGCATCGGGTTCGGCTCAGTCAGCTGCAGCCGCCGGTCGGCGATTGAAGAAAAGCCCCGGAAGATCCGGGACGCAGCGACGTTCTCCCTCCAGATGCCGGTTTGGACACCCACTCTGGAATGACCGCGGAGAACGCCTCAGATGCCTCGCCGATCCTTCAGCCCCGATGCCAGTCTCCTCCTTGTGATTGCTGCCGTCGTCGCGATCGGCACGGTGATGCAGCGTCCGGAACTGCGGCTGCAGGCGATCGAGACGGTCCGATCTGCAAGCCACAAGCTGGCCCGGTTTGCCGAACCCGCCCCGCCTGTGACTTCCCCCAGCGACGCAGACGACTTCGCTCCGAATGCGGAACCTCTGAGCGGGGCGGAAGTTCCGACTCCTGCCGCGACCGTCGGCTCGCAGCGGGTTCGCGTCATTCCTCCCCCGGTCCGGCTGCGAACCGTCTCGAACCGTATCGTGCGACCAACGACCGGAACCTCCGGGGCCGGCTTCGTGAGTGTCCCTGCTGGCGGCGGCACCTGCCACTGATCAGGTCGAACAGGACCACGGTGATCCTCGGACTTCTACCGACCTGACGGGCGAACCGCGCCCTCCTCGCGGGTGTCCCGACATTGCAGGCATTCGTGTGCCGAAGCCAGGAACGGACCAGGCGGTGTGCCCCGAAGCAGGTGCGGAACTGCAGAAACTGCAGGTGTTTGCGGTCATCCGGCAGAAACTGATCGCTGCGGACCCGGCAGAGGGGCGGACGGGTTGCAGGGATCGGGGGAACGTGCAAGAATGCGTGCTTCCCGGCGAGCCCGGCCCTGCAGGGGCGGGCAGACCACGCAGCCTGTGCAGCCGATTGGTTGACACAAGGCGGGACGTTGGTACCTTCTGCCGGAAACATTCCCCTGTAGCTCAATCGGTAGAGCGGTCGGCTGTTAACCGATAGGTTGTAGGTTCGAGTCCTACCGGGGGAGCTCGTTTTCTTTCTGCGGAAAGAAAGCACACACCAGTTAACGCCCGGCGTCGAGAAATCGGCTACCGGGCGTTTTTGCGTTTCCGCCTTTCACGCAACGATTTGCGTCGGAGCGAGTCGCCTGCCGCGACTGATGCGGTCGATGGACAAGCACATCGGGACCGTGTCCGCTCCGTACCTCTCCCGGCAGGGCGACTACGTCCTCTGGTCCGCCACGGGAGGTCGGACCGCCACGGGTGGGCGGATCAGGGAACGCGGCCGCGGCGTCGAGGCAATCACGGCGGCCGGCTTCGGCTGCGTCCTGATGCGCACAGAGCTGATCCGCGGTCACGTGTTCAGCCAGCATCCGGGCGAGATCTGGTTCGATCCGGCCTTTTACGTTGCCGCTGGCCGGGCCGGATGGCAGCACCTAGTCGACTGGAGCTGTGAAGCGGAGCATGCCGTCGTGCGGATGTGGTAGCAGAACCCATCATGGTGGAAGACGCAGGTCGGCTTGTGCGCGGAGCTGTACATCCTTAACGCGAGGCACGTAGGTGACAAAAGATGCTTCGCTGGGGGCCCGTCTGCACTTAACTATTGGGTAGGCATGTCCTCCTCGGGCACAATCTGGCCTATCGCCCTGGGAAGCGGGCGAAGTCGGTCGACGTCACACCCCGCCTTGCGCCGTCGCGCGGCACCGCCAGGCCTGAGCTGAAACGCGCCGGGTGGAAGCGGTCTCTGCCTCGCCGACACGACCAGATCGGGTCGCACAAATCCCGGGTCGCCCAGTAGCGGGTTTCGTTCGCGGTTTCCGATGAAGCGCTGCCAGGCGACAAAGTCTCCGGCTGGATTGCTTCCGGCAAGCTGCGGAGCAAACCGTAGACAGCGAAAGTATACGTTGTCGACGCCCGCGTAGTCGCTAAGCCACTCGCGGGCCTGAGCAACGTCGCCGTCCTGCAGCGGCCAGAACCCGATAACGTGTTCGAGACCGACAAACAGATTGCGTTCGGAGTGGATCGCGGTACTGCCGGTGACGGTGAATGCGTTTCTGGTCGCAACGAACGTCGTGGCCTCCACCGACGCCGTGCCGGCCGACGATGCGATGTAGCCGTCCCCGACGAGCAGGCAGTTCGTCAGTTTCAGATCGCCGGAGGTACCAAGCGTCACGTTCTGCGAGCCGAGATACCGCCGCCAGATGTAGCATCCGTGCAGTTCAACCGGCCGCACGCTGGAATCGCCGAGCACGGCCTGCTGCTGCAGGATCCACTGGCAGTTGCGGAATGTTGCGGCACGGTTTGTCACGAACAGTGGTTCGCGATTTCGCTCATTCAGGTCCACAAACGTGAGGCCGTCGACCAGCAGGGTCTCTGTCTCATCGCCGGAACTGTAGATACCGATGCGAGCTGCCGACTCGGACGAAGACTGTGCCACGAGAACCGGGGTAAAGCCCTCACCGGCACGAAGGGTCAGGCCGCCGGGGCGATTCCATATGTGCGTTCTCGCTGAGATGGTCAGTGGTTCGTTCTGGCAGAGTTCGATCGTGTCGCCGCCGGTCGCTTCCGCGAGGGCGTCACGCAGATTGGGCCGCATCCCTTCGCCGGGGCCGACCTGGATGGTCTTCGGTGTGTCGGGCTCCTTTGGATGGTTATCCGGAGGAGCCTTTTCCGTCGCGGGCATGTTCAACGGAGGGGCGGGCGAGGCATCAGACGGCTCTTCAGGATTCGCCTGCGGAGTGGATGCGGCCAGATTCATGCTTCCCGACTCGACGGTGGTTTGGTCGGATACGTCCTCGGCCGTCGGTTGGCTCAGCGGGGGGGACCGTAGTGGATCCGCACCCGGTTGTGTGACGAGCTTGGGAACGGCCGGGGGACGCTTGTCTGAGTTCAGCGCTGCACCGGTGCCGGGTGCATCGTCGGGAACCTCACCTTCGCTCCGGGACGAGTTGAGCGGTGCGGGCGGTTTGCGTGTCTGCGGAGCATGAGGAGCGGCCGGGGCGAACAGCAGCATCCGAACGCCCAGCAGCGACAAACCTGCAAGCAGCGTGACCACGGCGGCGGCTCGGACCATGAACGCCGCTTTGCCACGGGTGCGGCTCGGGAACGTGAGCGCATACGGCCGGGAGTTCACTTGCCGCCTGCCCGGTGACGTTGCCACGTGTGCGTCGTTGTGAGATGCCGTGCGGTCAGCGCCTGCATCATCCGGGCTCGGCGGGACACTGTGCGGACGCACGGGAGAAGACGGCGTCCCGATTGCCTCCAGGAATGCCTCCAGGCGGCTGTCTTCGGTCCCGGGAGACGCAGGCTGCATTACGGTCACCGGCGAAGCGAGGCGTGGCAGCTCGCAGACCAGTTCGGCCATCGCCTGGTACCGATCGTCGGGGGCCTTGGCAATCATCTTGCGAAAGGCCACGTCGAACTCCACAGAGACTCCCGCCACCTCGAGGAGCGATGGCAAGGGGGCCTCACGGTGTGCGAGCAGTTTCTGGACGATCGTTTCCCCGTCATAAACGGGGCGCCCAGTGAGCAGGAAGAACAGCGTACATCCAAGACTGTAAATGTCGCTACGGGTGTCGGCCAGTTTCGTGTTCTGCGCCTGCTCTGGCGCCATGTAATCAACTGTTCCCATCACAGCCCCCGATCCGGTCAGGTCGGACTGCGAGGCGTCATCGGACGTGAATCGAGCCAGTCCCAGATCGAGCACGCGCACAGTTCCCGTCGTGTCCAGCAGCAGGTTCGAGGGCTTGACGTCGCGGTGAATCACGCCCTGGTCGTGCGCGTACTGCAGCCCCAGCGCCGCCTGGCGAACGCAGTCGACTGCCTTGTCGTTCGGCAACGGTCCCTGGCGTCGGACGAGGGAGGAAAGGTCTTCCCCTTCGACATACTTCATGACGAGGAAGTACGAGTCGCCCGCCCGGTCGGCATCGAACGCTGCCACGATATGGGGATGATCGAGCTGGGCAGCGACACGGACTTCGCGGAGGAACCGCGCGCGGGCCTCGGCCGACTCGCTGATGGAGGACGACAGGGTCTTCAGGGCCACGATGCGGTGCATGCGGCGATGCTCAGCCTTGAAGACGGTTCCCATGCCTCCCTGACCGATTTCGTCGAGAATGATGTAGTTGCCCCGGACGAGGTCTTTCCCATTTCCTCGATAGATCTGCTGGGCCTGGTAGGCCGTCAACTTCCTCGCGCGGACGAGAGCGCGGGCCAGCTGCTCTCCGTCCACCGGCCGGCCTTCGGAGGGCAGCGACGCCGTAAACTCCTGGATTTCCAGAGACGTCAGAACACCGGAAGCAATGACGCGGTGCGTGAATCGTCTGAGGGAGATTGACATCGTTCCGTCGCCAGGTTGGGCGCCAGGCAATCTATCTGTGCGCTGACGAGTTGCCTCCCCCACAATCGATCGGCTTCGCGGAAGCCCAACGAGGAGACATTGCTCCGGGTGTCCACGTCCACGTTCGAAAGTTCAGCGTGGTCTGGACCAATGGTTGAGAGTGTACCACTCATGTGCTCGCAGTACGTCTTCGTTTCTGGTCCCGACTGCCTGGCCGGGGACGATAAATCTTCGCACAGCCTGGGCCGGGGAAATCTCCCGCAGGCAGTCGTCGCATCGTTGAGATCGATCAGCGCCGATGCCGTTGTGGGTGGTTCCCGGCCGCCGAGCCGGAGCCGCCGGGCTCGGTAGAAGACCCGTCCTTCGCACGTCGACTTTCCAGCGATCCCTCAAAGTCCGGAGTCCTACTCTGGGAATGCGAGATCTGGCCAGGAAATGTCCAAAAGAAAATGCAAATGCCGCGCTGCTGGCGCAGCGTCTGGCGGGTCGGCGGCAGGTTACGACAATCCTGGATGCAGACAACCTCTTGGCGGATGTCAGCGAGGCGGTGATCTTGCCGGCAGGCATTCCACTCTGAATGGCTAATTCCCAGAATGCAACTACCTTGAAGAATGGGAGTTCGGCCGTCTCGGAATGATTCATTGCGAGGTGTTTGAGGCGTTCATCCAAACGTCCTGATTCGCCAGGACGTCTTCAGCCAGCATCCGGGTGAGACCTGGTTCGACCCGGCCTTCTACGTTGCCGCCGGCCGGGCCGGCTGGCAGCACCGCGTCGACTGGAGCTGCGAAGCGGAACATGTGGCACGCCGCCCATTGTGCTCGGGCAGTCGCTCAGCGAGGTGGCGTAGACGAGGCAAGCCAGGTTGAGTGCACCATCGGTCCGCGGGGCAACCGATCCTGAGCACGCTGACTTTCGCCCTGCCTTCGTCGTGCGGTCCAGTATGTCGTGGAGGACACCCGACAGCGGTAGCACGCTATCTCCCGTTGCACCAGTCGGACGCCGAGGGACATACCGACTCTCTACGACGCAGTGCCGTGTACGGCAGGGCTACCGCTCACGATCAGCTTCCAGCACGTGAATCTGGCCGTCATCTGTAAGGATCGCCACACGTTGTCCGTCGTGTAAGACGCGGATTTGTTGAGGCTGGCCGGGAATCTGCGTGAGGATGCCCATCGCCTGACCGGTTGCGACATTCCAGATTCGAATTGACCGGTGGAATGCATCCGCCGCAATGAGCGTCCGGGCGTCGCTGGCAAATCTGACCGCAGTCACCAGGCGGCGGCCAACCTGTCCCTGCATGACCTGCCTGCCTGATTCTACGTCCCACAACCGAACAGACCGGCCATCGCCTCCGGATGCGAGGAATCGACCGTCGGGACTGAAGGCAAGTGAGTGAATCGTGGCCGGATGCCCCGAGAGTCGCCGCAGGAGCTTCCCGGTCGCGTGGTCCCAGATCAATATGTCGTTCATCGAGCCGACCGCGACGACGTTGTCGCGAGGGGACCAGGCGATGGCCTGTGCCGCAGATGTTGGAATCTCGTCGATGATGTCCAGCGACTTCGTCTCGAGCAGCAATGCAGGTTCATCGTGGGAATATCGAGCGAGGGCAATCGATCGGCCATCAGGTGATGGCGCAAGTTCGACATCACGAGTCGAAGTCTCGGCAAACGTCGTTTCGACCAGCTTCCGTTCCGTCTCGAGATCCCAGATCAGCAGGCGGTTGCTCTCGGCGTTTGCGAGTGCAATGCGACCGTCAGGCAGACCGGCGACCGCGTCCCATTTTTCCACCGGACACGCGAAGACCCGTGTCGAGTTCTGGCGGAGGTTTCGGAGTGTGACTTGTCCCCCGCCGTCGACCGTGACGAGTTCTCCGGTCTCGGGAAGCGAATCAATTGCGGTGAACCCGGCCCCGGGTGTCTCGAGGCTTCGAGTGCGCGGTTGCATCGGCGTGTGCCACAGCAGGGACCGACCGTCTCGTGAGGTCGAGGCCAGCCGGGATCCATCGTTGGAGACGGCGAGCCCATAGATGCGGTCATCGTGCGCCTGCCAGGCACGCCGGGCATGATCGCTTTCGGTCGTCGTTCCCCCCGGAACCGGTTCCGGTTCCCACAACCGGATGGTTCCGCTGCGGTCACCCGTTGCCAGACGGCAGCTCTCGCCGATGAACGCGAGCGACTGGACGCCGTCGGCATGCAGCAGGGCTGTCCACGACGGCAGGTTCGACTTCAGCGTGGCCAGCTGCAGAACGTGAACGTGTCCGCTCAGTTCCGCTGCGGCGAGCATTGCTCCGTCGTGTGTAAAGGCAACCGAGGAGCCCTTCGCAGCAAGAGGCCAGCGATGCCCCGACGGCGACGGTTCGGTCAGGTCCCAGAATCTCAGTGAGCGATCACTGCTGACCGTCGCCAGAGCAGTGCCGTCGGGCGAAACGGCCAGAGCCTCGACGTCGTCGGTGTGACCTTCGAGGACGCCGGCCGGCTGCCCGGTCGCTACATTCCACAGGCGGACGACCGGATCTTTTCCGCACGAAACGAGTTGCCGCCCCGCGCGCAGAAAGACAACCTGATACGCCTCGCCGTCGTGCGCTGCGATCTGCCGTTCCCGCCGGCCGGTGGCGACGTCCCACAGGCAGATGGTCCCGTCGTCTCCTGCAGAGGCCAGCAGTTGCCCGTCGGGCGACCAGGCGAGGCCGTTCACCTCACCCTGCCGCGTGCCGATCACACGTTCTGTTTGCGCGGTTTCCGCATCGAGGATCGTGACACGGCCGCCGGCACCTGTCACGCAGACCCGATCACCACTCGGCGAGAAGCTGACGTAGTAACCGGGCTCGCTGGACTCGATGAGTGGAACGGCCGGAGCGACCGCCTGGGAACGGAAGAAGTACCATTCGATACCGCGAGGATCATCGGCACCGGCCTGGGGGATATGGCGATTCAACAGATCCAGTGCCTGCGAGCTGTCGGCTTCCGCCAGAACGCGTGAGACGAGACGCATGTCGGAGGCGTAAAGAAGTTCGCGGTTGTACGCCGATGTTTCTTCCACCTCGCGCAGCCGTGCAGCGAGTTCTCCGTTCAGCCGCCTCTCGCGGATGCTTCCGACCAGCCACACGCCGAGAAGACTGATGAGCAGCAGAGTGATGGTGACCGTTACGGCCGCATGAGTCGGTTTCCGGCGAATCCACTTCCATGTGGCTTCCACCCGGCCCGCGCGACGAGCGCGGATCGGACGGTGTTCCAGATATCGCTCGAGATCGTCGGCGAGGTCGGCTGCAGACTGGTAGCGGTCTGCAGGGGCCGACGCCAGCGCCTTGCCAAGGATGGTGGACAGGTCGGAATCGACACTCGGATTCTCGCGGCGGACATCCGGCAGTGCTCCGGCCGAGATCTGCCGCATCGTTGTGACCGGGTCGCTGCTGGAATAGGGCCAGTGGCCGGCCAGCAGCGTGTACAAGATGGTTCCCAGTCCGTACACGTCCGTCAGAATGCTCGCCCGTCGTGTGCCGCCCCGCACCAGCTCGGGAGCCATAAAGGGAACGGTCCCCATCAGTTCGCCGGTCCCGGTCACGGCGTCGGCGTAGACGATGCGAGCCAGACCGAAGTCAGCGACAAGCGGCCGATTGTCTTCGTCAAGCAATACGTTCGATGGTTTCAGATCCCGGTGCAGAATGCCCTGCAGGTGCATATGCTGCACGGCGCGGGCGACCGTCACCATCAACCGTGTCGCGTCCCGTGGCCGGGATACGAATCGATTGCGCGCGTCCGCGAGGCTCCCCCCCCGCACATATTGCATGGCATAGTAACACCATTCGCCGTGCTGGCCCGTTTCGTAGACCGCCACGATGTTGGGATCGTCGAGAGCCGCGGCTGCAATCACCTCGTTCTGAAACCGTGCCACATCCCGGGCATCGGCCAGTTCGCCGTGCTTGAGCACCTTCAGGGCCACTTCTCGCCCAAGCTGCAGATCGAGGGCATGATAGACGACGCCCATACCACCGCGGCCGATCTCGCGGATGATCTCGAAGTCACCGAGTCGCGTCTGCGGATTGAGGCCGCGACCCGACGGGGACGACCACGTAACGGTCTCCTCCGAAGTCCTCTCCGTTCCTTCGAGGGCGTCCCTCAGGGCAACCTGCCGTCGCAACCGCGGCGCGTGATCCGGAAACGCGGCACAGATGTCTTCAAAGCGGCACTCCGAAGCAAACTCGCGGGCAAGGAGCACTTCGCCGTAGAGCAAGTCGTTGGCTGCTTCCGGATCGGCAGCGACATCCGGAAACCGGGCCAGGAGATCGGCGAGCGGAATCGGATTCCCGGCAGCCCAAGCCTGGTATTGGAGTTCGCAGGCCGACTCGAGGATATCAGACAGTTCGCCACCTGGGGAATCGATCATCTCTTCAGGCTGTTTCAGCCTCGAACGCGTACTGACGGACCCGCTGCGGTCGACGGGCACCACTCAACACCCATTGCAGCTGCCGGGGCAATCGGACACGGAATTCTGGAATTCGTCAGAGTTCTTCGCCGAGCAGAACCCGGTCCGTCACACGCTGGATCGCGCGTTCGAACCGCTTCCGGGCCGCGTCCGCGGAGGTCTCCAGCCGCTGACCGATGACCTCCCACGAATCGCCGGCCTTGCGCCAGGCGGCCACCTGCAGCTCTTCGTCCGAGAGTTGCTCGCGGGCCCTGGCAACCATTTCTGCCAGCCCCATCGCCTCCGAGGGAGACGATTCCGTTCCCGGGACATCGTCAGCAGCCCCCTGGGTGTCCAGCGAACGGAGACGCCGCACATCGCGACGGGCTGCCAGGTGTCGCCGGAACTGCAGGTTCACCTTGTTGCGCACGATCCGCGCAAACAGGCGCTCAAGATCCCGTCGGTCATCGATGTCAAACTGACCGTTCGAGAGGCGCACCAGAAGGCTGGCGAAGATCGACTGGCAGACATCGTCCGAGTCGATCATGCGGCGGATTCGCCCGCGACGCAGCCGCTGTCGAACCTCCGCGCGGACCTCGGGTTCGTAGCGTGTGACAAGTTCCTCGGCGGCCCCGGCCTCGCCGGCACGGATCGCCTCGACGAGGTCGACAATATCTCTGCTGCAATTCATGACGTCCTGGCCAGCGACATGTTGCGAAATCCTGGGCCCTGAAGCGCA
This region includes:
- a CDS encoding secondary thiamine-phosphate synthase enzyme YjbQ — translated: MVTQERIAIDTHSHGQMHDLTDQVRQIVHSSRVSQGMVNVFNVGSTGAIGTIEFEPGLERDLPEMLDRLMPPSPDYGHEQTWHDGNGHSHLQATTLGPSLTVPIDEGDLVLGTWQQIFHLECDIKPRQRTIVVTVYGEE
- a CDS encoding alpha/beta fold hydrolase, which gives rise to MPVVRANGIDQHVLVQGEGPAILFVHGFPLDHTMWRWQYGRFTRSHRVIAPDLRGFGKTPPGDAPASMELYADDLAALLDELNIAEPVVLCGLSMGGYVAWQFIRRHGHRLAGLVLCDTRAAADTPEIKETRGQLAEHVLASGTATLAESIPEKLFSEVTREKQPQLLEETKRVILKTPPEGVAAAARAMAARPDMNDLLPAIDVPTLVVVGADDRLSPPAEMRQLAAAIPAAEFVEIDNAGHMTPLEASAKFNLVMQQFLDQVPAR
- a CDS encoding alkaline phosphatase D family protein, with the protein product MPFRLTAVVLIGYCFALGTDASLAVDDQPLERIAFGSCAKQDEPQPIWKTIVETEPDLFLFIGDNIYGDSEDMNVLRKKWNQLGAIDGYRRLKEVCPILATWDDHDYGVNDGGAEYPRKKESQKVFLEFFEEPADSPRWNREGVYGAKLFGPEGKRVQVILLDTRYHRSQLVKRIWRPEPGEGDKGPYGPNEDPAATMLGDEQWKWLEEQLKVPAQVRIIASSIQVIPDGHHWEKWGNLPRERQRLFSLIEKTGAEGVIFISGDRHSAEISAVDPGVGYELIDVTSSSLNRPSKWHSELNPHRLGTKYTDENFGMITIDWQEEDPVVRCQVRSIEGEVVLQHRVRLSQLQPPVGD
- a CDS encoding IS4 family transposase encodes the protein MLTDEPRYDVWEQIRQQDLKAFARLLPESLVVQAAERADVRIVRSALAIPNLVWLGVLSALHSTKSFARILTLTAQMLDLSANGLPEAVARSRRNAARRKPKASKHSPRGKDPATVTEEAFTQARRRMPVAVWFVLIELLTARFEEQHQDLIRWKRFRLLALDGTTIRLPQHNRLAEHFGTSSNGRYRVAQARMVMLQLPLVRLPWRYELGPVDEGERTVAARLLKQVRRNDLVLMDQGFWSYGLFHQIQAARGYFAIRQYPGVRMKTLRRLGPRDRIVRWKTPSGPRWRNANLPESITLRVINYQIKGFPPSAVVTNVLGPKRISREDWIRMATEAEPGHPLDPAVRKGIGLYHRRWEIETTFQELKVYQGLERTLRSHSPESVQYEVAGHVVLYLLVRWLMVEAAQRSTGDGDPLGVSFKHALEELVTAWPLLLTSTSTEVNRRVLPKLLAAIASHEVQWRPGRTFARKTSSASKKRRRKKSARQQT